The genomic DNA GCAGGTCCTGCACAACATCGTAGCGCTTCTGTTTGTCGCCTTCGCGGGTCTTGCGCACGGGGTTCACCCGCACCGAGAACAGGACGCGATCGCCGACGGCGAGCAGGGGGTCATATTCCTTCACCTCCCGGCGAATCAGAAAGTCCGACTTGACGGGAGGACGTTCCGAAACGGCCAGGAAACAGTTCGCCCCGTCGCGCCCGCCGCCGATGTCGCGGAACAGGAAATCGCGTTTCCGCTCCGGGCCGTCCGAAAACACGTCCCACAACGCCTGGTGCATTTCATAGATACCAGCCCGCACAAGGGCGGCGGGATCGAAGCTGAGTTTGCTCATGTACATGGTCGCCTCCTGTCATTCGCCCGCGCGCAGCCGGTGTTCAGGCCGGACGGAGAACTGCCGCCGCCCATGATGGGAAACCTGGTCGCGCACGATGAATGTTTCCAGTTTCTCCAGGCCGTCCAGCTCGTCCGAGAAGACGTCCCGGTCCGCGGCATCGACGATGCCTGTCCGGTACGGAGCCTCCCTGCGGGCCAACGCCTCGGCGAAGTCCGCCGCCTCGACGATCTCGGGCCGGAACAGCTCGTCCGCGGGGCACGACTTGCGTCCGAGGTACGGCGTCAGTCGAGGCCGGAACAGGGCGTCGCGGAGCTCCGCCAGCGGGTGCGGCGGCTCCTCCCGCGCCCAGACGCAGGCCGTGAACACCGACCCGGCCAAGTATTCGCGCCGGGTGAGGATGGTGTTCGGCTCGTCGTCCGGCCCGAGCATGCGGCCCAGTTCGTCCTGGCGGGTGCGGTAGACAAGCTTGGCCCGCTCCCTGGGCGTCTGCACGGTGTGGTAGTCGATGAACCGTTCGCCGGGGGCGTCCACGCGCACGGCGAAGTGGTAGCCCTCGTGCAGCGCCGCGAGCCGGTTTTCCTCATCCCGGCGGATGCCCAGGCAGGCCGCCAGCAGCCCGAAGACGCCGGAACGCGTGGGGCGGCCGGAGATCGGCCGGATTTCGCCCACGGCCACCGTTCCCCAGGCCTGGAGCGGGCCGCTCAGCGTAAAGAGCAGATATTCGCGCATGACGGTCACTCCGCGATGAAGCCGCACACGGCCCGCAGGCTGCCCCCGCCGTCGGCGACGTTGAAGCATTCACTCGCAAGGTCTTGTCCGTACACGCTGTTGAGGGAATCGCGCCGTCCGAGCAGGCGCTCCACGGCGTCCGCCAGCAGATCGCCCTTCTCGCTGTTCAGCGGTTTCAGGAACGCGGCGGCCAGGCTACGCGGCTGCTCGTCGCCCTTCTCCGCGAGGCAGAAGGAGGCGTAGGCCCGACTGGCGAAGCTGTTCTGCTTGCCCGTGGGGCTGACGGTGCAGGCCGCCTCGACCAAAGCGCGCAGCGTCCGCGCGGTCAGGTTGTCGTCGCCCAGAGTCTCCCGCAGCAACTCGCGGTCGATACAGACGTAGAGGTAAAACAGGCCCGCACCGAACTCGGCGACGCCCATGTGCCCGGCCCCGGCATCCTCCTTGTTCAGGTCGTCCACGGCGGTGAAGAAGTCCTCCTCCACGGCGGCGGTGTGCACGGTAAAGGCGTGGGCCACCTGCGCGGCGGCTTCGACGTTGAACCGCTTGCTGGCGGCCAGCATGCGCCCGAACAGGGCCATGTCCGCCGAGGCCGCGTCGGCGCGCAGCAGGTCCAGCGCCTCGCCCTCGGGCACTTTGCCCGACGCGCGGCAGACCTCGACGAGCGCGGCCACGCCCTCGATCTCCGCCGGGGAGAGATGCACGATCTGCTCGGTCTCCAGAGACTCCAACAACGCCTTCATGCTCGACTCGACATCGTCCTTTTTCTTTTCATACTTGGCCTTGATTTTGCCGAACACGCTCCCGATGGCGCGACCGATGGCCACAGCCTTGTTCTCCTTAAGAGTGGACAATCCCCCCGTTTCTACGCCGTCGATGGCCTCATGAAGCGTCACGCCGCAGGTGAGCGCCTTGTAGGCGTACTTGCCGATTTCCTTGGTCCGCGTACCCAGCGCACCGCCGAGGGCCTCGGCAAAAGCGTCGGAAGTGCGCCAGGCGCGTTTGAGGCTCTGGGAGGAGACGCGCAGCCGCTGCGTATTGCCCATGGTCATGGTCTTGGGGCGGCCCAGGTCGTCGCGGTTCAGGTTGGCGGCGGGATAGCTGGTCAGGATGTGGAGCTGGATATATCTGGACATGTCTTTTCTCCTTGATTTAATTGGTAATGGCGTGGAGGTAGTATTGTTCGGCCCAGGTGCGGCTGGTGGTTTCATTCCACCAGACCGTGCCGATGGTCAGACTTACCGGGTCGACCGCGCCATCGAGCATCCGCACGAGGCGCAGCAGCATCCGGTACAGCTCGTCCCGGTCGCCGTCGCGGATGGTGATGAGCTTGCGGAACCGGGCGTCGCGAATTTCTTCGCTGGCCTTGGGAATGGCTGCGAGCTGGCGAGGAAAGGTCTTCTCGGAGGAAAGCCTGCGCGCGTGGGCCAGGATGCCTACGGGCAGGGCCAAACGCTCCAGCAACGGCGTGGAGAGTTCGAAGCCCGCACGGCGCAACAGGGGCACCAGTCCGCGCCAGAACGCCCGGGAGGTGAACACCTCAGTAGGCGACTTGGCCCGGCGCAGTTCCGCCCGGGCGCCCCGGTCCTTCTGCAAGGACTCCAACCACTCGCCCAAAACGGTCCAAAAGACTTTGTTCCCTTGCACTTCGCTGAAGCTGTTGATCATTTCGAACCTCGCTCTGTCGGCAATTCGAGAATTTTCGCAAGCGCCGCGCGGTTGAAGTTCCGCATGGAGCGCCAGGCCTGAACCTGCCGTTTGATGCGTTCCGGCTGCACCTGGAACCGCTCGACCTCCGCATGGAAGCGTTCTACCGCCGTCTTGGCCAGGATGTCCGCCCACTCGATGCGAAACGGCTCGGCCTCACCGTAGTCCTCACATTCGGCAAGCCTGCGGGTCAGATGGTAAAAGCCCTTTTCCGTCGCGCCCCAGAAAGCGGTCCCGGCATTGTCGAACACCGTCGCGTCGATCTTGGCCTGCGACTTGGCGGCCTCGTGCACCAGCGCGTCCTTGAGCGCCCCCACGAGATTGCGCCGCACCTGATCCGCAGCGGCAACGAACATGTCCACGGCCAGCCGAAAATCAGCCAGACGCTCCTCCGGCACATGGTAGGCCGGGAATTCGGACTCGCACCACTGCCGGGCCTTCATGTTGTCCATGTCGAACCCGCTGGCGCGCACGGTCAGCCCGAATTCGGGCTCGGCAAGCAATTCCCGCGTTTCGGGGTCGTCGAACAATTCCATGGCATTTGCCACACAGGCCGCCCGGGCGATCCCCTTGCCGTCCCTGGTCCTGTCGTCGAACTGGCCGTAGACCACGCCGAGCCAATGGGAATAACCGGCGATGTTCGCCATTCCCTTCACGGAATACGCGTCCTTGTCCTGCCCCTGGTGGCGGTACGGGGTCAGCGGATGACGCCATGTTCCTCCATAATTATATCCGGAAGGCCGCGTGACATAGCGGCGCACCACCGTCCGGGAGGAAGCGGCGCAAAGGTCGCACTGCACGGGACCGGCCTCTTCATCGGGAATCAGCAGGATGCGCCGGGGCATGCCCCAATAGGCGTGCAGGGGGTGCACATCGCCGGGGTGCGTCTCCTCGCCCTTTTCGCTGGTCCGGGTCGGAGCGCCCCACGGGTAGACCGCACCGGCAAGACCGTCGGGGCCCGGCGCGGCAGCGACTTCGTGGACACTGGCGTTCTGCGGCAACACGTTGCGCCAGACCTTCTCCCACAGCGTGCCGCCCTCCACCAACGTGGACAGCGGCCCGCCGCCGCGCAGGGAGGTGCGGTGCCCCTTGCCCCCGGAGGGCGCGAAGGTCTGGAGCGTGAAGAGCGCCATGGCCGCGCAGGCCGGGCACATGGCCTTGACGAAGCCACGCTTGATGAAGAAGTCGCCGCTGTTCTTCAGCGTATTGCCGCCGGGGGAGTCGATGAGCAGGGCCGCCACATCATTGGCGTCCTTGGGCGTGCCCGGCGGCAGCTCGAAGTCCTGCATGAACAGCGGCCGTTCGCCGAAGAGATTGAAGAAGGATTTATGCGGCTCCATGGCCGCGCGAAGTTCGTCCGGCGCAGGCGGTTCCTCGTGGAGCCGTTCCCATTCTCCGGCGGTTTCCGGAGGTCGGACCGTCTGCAGGAGCCCCACCAGGAACTCCATGAGCGCCGCCCGAAAATCCGGCCTCGGCGGCGCAAGGTCTTTGGGAGGGTTGTCCCCCGCGGCCAGCTCCCACGGCGCGATCACGCCCTCCGAGCCGTCGGCCCGGACGATGGGAAGCCAGCGCTCCTCAAGCAGATTGAACATTGATGCGCCTCCTTTGTTGATCGATGATAACAAAAAGGCTATACTTGCAGAAACGAGGCGGCCCTCCCCGCCTTGGGGAGAACCGCCCTGCGGCCACCTCGGTTAACCCGAGATGACCGCGGAGAATATGGGGATGACGAGAACCACGCTGCAATCAGCGCTAAGGTACATGATGACGATCGTACGCCGAGATCTAAAAACAAAAGTCTGCATGACAGCAAGCCTTCCTTCCGAGCATCAGGTTGACGGCTCGCGCACGAAAGGCTATTTTTTGGTTCTCACACCTGTGCCTTTGTGCACACCAGCGGCCCTTTCGGACTCGATTCGAAGGGGTCGTTTTTTTATTTTAGGTACAGCAGCCAGAAGAGGTTGTCAATTCTAATTTGTAGTTATCGTGATCATCTCTCCTTCTCATTCCATGCCGTTATCGTAATCAACTCTCCTTTTTATTTCATGGCGCTCACGTTAACCAGCTCTCCTTCTTGATAATTTGACAATCCCCACTATGTGGGGAACATATAAACCCTTGGTGTTATCGAGAACACCTCTCTGGTTCATCCCCGCGCACGCGGGGAACTCATTCTCCCTAACTGAGCCCCATTCATCCGTCAATTTCCGCCCCCTCCCCTTCAACGTACCGTACCTCCACCACCTGCCCCTTCTCATTCCTCCCCGCACCGAACCAGCGCCCCGGCTCCCGTTCCACGAGCGGCACCAGCAGGGACCAGCGCCCCTTGTCGGGCATCCGTTCGGTCAGGACGTCCAGCGCAGTCTGCAATTCGGGCGGAACAACCATCTCCGCGAGCTTGTAGGCCGAGAGCCGGACCTCCGAGCGCAGGCAGGCCCGCATGGAGGCGTCGTCCGGTCGGGCCGCGCCCCAAAGCGCGAGTTGGCCCTCCCGAACGCGGACCAGCCGCACCTGCCGGGTCGTCTGACCGAGCCTGGTCGGGGTCTTCTGGTCCCGGTCCCAGACCGTGCCGGAGCTGCGCCTGTGGTAGCCGGCTTCGAAACGGAGTCGGTTGTTTTCCGCGAAGGCCTTGTCGGCGTATTCCTTGCCGAGTTCCTGAAGCGCCTCGTCCAGCAGGGCTTCCGGCACGTCGCCCGCATAGGCGCCCTCCACCAGGGCGCGCGCGTCCTCGGGCAGGAGCAGCCGCCCGCGATCCGCGAGCAGCCGGGCGGTGCGCCAGAGCACGTCCGGGCGGGGGTAAACGTAGCGCCCCGAGGGGAAGACGCGGCCGTACCATTCCGCATCCGCATCCTCGACGGGCTCCGGCATGAGCACGAGCATCCGCGCCGAGCGATACCCTTCCGGACGACCGGTACGCGCCTGGTGTCGATGGCAGCGTCCGGCGCGCTGAATGAGCAGTTCCATGGGCGCGAGGTCGGAAAGCAAGACATCGAAATCAAGGTCGAGCGATTGTTCCACGACTTGGGTGGAGATGAGAATCTTCCCTCCCCGTTCCTCCGGCCTGGATTCCTTGCCGAACGTCGCCAACACTTGCGATTCAATCTCCTGCCGGTCGCAGCCCGCAAACCGGGCGTGGAATAGCAAGGCGTCCCCGGCGGGCACGCCGTACTCCTCCACTAGCCTGCGCCGGGCCGCCAGCGCATCGCCCACTGTGTTGCGGACCCAGCACGCGCAGGCTCCAGCCCGATGCGCGTCCGCCAGGGCGGCGAACATCGCGTCTTCGTCCGACACCGGGGTCACGGCCACGTCCAGCCGCCGCGAGGCCGCCACGGGTGTCTCCGTGAGACAAGTGTCCATTACCCGCGTGGCCAGGGGAAAGGCCGTCTCCCGAACGGTCATTTCCGGCAATGTCGTCCCCCCGGCGAGCTCCCTTCCCCGCACCCAGGCGCGCACCAGCTTCTCCCGGAGCTCGCGGGTCATGGTCGCCGAGAGCAGCACCACGCTGCCGCCGAGGGCCGCATGGAAGGACAGCAACGAGCACGCCAGTGTGCCCGTGTATTCATCGTAGGAATGGATTTCGTCGGCGACGAGCGTGGACCGTGACAGACCGAGCAGGCGCAGGCACTGGTGCCGGGAAGGCAGGACGCCGAGCAGCGCCTGGTCCAGAGTGCCAACGCCGCACGGTGCAAGCAGGGCCTTTTTGCGGTTGTCCGCGATCCAGGCCGAACAGGCCGCCCCTCCCTCCCAAAAGCCGCCCTCCCCTCCGACGGATGCGGGACGAATGGCTTCAAGTCCGATGCTCTCCAGATAGTCTTCTTTCAAGGCCCGGCCGCCATGGGCCAGCACCAACGATGCCTTCTCGTCCGCGAAGAGCCGCCGGTAACTCTGCGCAAGGCGGGCGTACATGGCGTTGGAGGTGGCCATGGTCGGCAGCCCGACGAAGACGCCCGCGCTCGTCCCGGCACGCATGTGGCGATGCGCGGCCAGGATGGCGGCCTCCGTCTTGCCTCCTCCGGTCTGGTCCTCCAAGATGAGCAGCTCCGGTCCGTCCGGGTCGGGAAGATCGAGCACATACCGCTGCAGAGGGTGCGGGGACGCGTCGTCCGGGAGGCCTGGAAAATATTCGTGAAAGGAAAGCCTGCCCGACGGGGACGCGGACAGCACGCCCGTTTCCGCGACGGCGATCCGAGCCCGGTCCACAGCGTAGCCCCAATACTCCGAGACATCGCCGACCTCCGCTCGGGCTTCGAACCATTCCGAATTGGAGCCGACCCAGTCGGAAAGCACGAACAGTCCGGCGGCGAGCCAGGACAGCCGACACAGGCCGTTTTCCCCGACTCCGTCCAGGGAGACGCCGCCAAGAAACAAGTCCGCCATGTCTTTGACGAAGGCTTGCGCCTCGCACTCCGTGCCCTTGAAGAACCGTTTCACATTCGAGCAGGCGGAAACGGGCTCGCCGTGGTGGCCGAAGGCTGCCGCCGCCAACGGGGAAAGGCATCGCTTGTTTTCCGCCCGGAGCATGATCCGCACCTGCGGCGCGACCTCCGACCAGAGCCCCATACCGAGCTCCGTGTGGTGCGGCCCGCCTTCCGCCCGCCACTCCGGAATGCCAAGTCGCCGCGCCAGTTCGGGAACCATGTTTTGAAAGGGAAGCGAGAACTTGCCGAGGTCGTGTACGGAGGCGAAAAAACGGAGCAAAGCCAGTGTTCCGGCTTCATCCATCGAAGAAAGATGCATGAGGCGGGCACGAAACAGTGAGTCCATGTCCAAAAGAACATGAGTTACAGCAGCGACGTCAAGACAGTGACAAGCAAGGTGATGATATCCCTCGCCTGCAACCGTTTTCCCCCAAAACAGGGTGCTATGATCAGAGGTTTTATTTGACATAGCATACCGTCACAACGAAATTTTTTTTCGAAAAAAGGTGCCGCGACCGACAAGTCACACCGTCTGATCTGCTATTATAAGCCCTTGCCTTCGCATTCAATATTTCTACGGTTATCCCACATACATTGGATGCACGCTCTCTTTGACCAACGTTCTTGGTTCAAGGGAGGAGGGCTGCCTAGAACGGAGGTACACCCTCTGAGCAATAATCTGAAGTCCTTAACTAACCGATCTGTCGCCCGCGCACACCCCGCAGATTAACAGAAAAAATCGGTCGACATCGCATACCGGCTGCCAAGGCCGCAGAACTGATCGAGCGGAACCATGCGGCAAGCATCCGGTATATGACGGAAAAAAACCATGAACGCAAACGGTTCCTGTCCCCCGAACAGGTGAATCAACTGCTGGCCGCCGCACCAAACATGCGGTCCAGCCACTATCTGCCGCTGGCGATCCTTCTGGCGGTGGAACACGGCTGCAACAGGCAGGAAGCGCTGGATCTCAAATGGTCCGATGTCATCTTGAGCGAGCAGGAAAATCTCATCACCTTCCAACGGACCAAGAATGGGGTGACGAGGACGCACCGCATCCTGCTCCGCGTTCGTAAAACCAGCATCCCGCCTATGTTCCGCTCGCATTCCGCCGATTGAATCCAGGCTCGACGCCCATTCTCATCTCTCCTGCCCCCCATAACGGACCCCAAATCTACCCCGCAAGCACGGAAAAAGGGCTTCGGTAAACTACCGAAGCCCTTTCATATTCGTGGTGGAGCTGGAGGGAATCGAACCCACGACCTCTTGAATGCCATTCAAGCGCTCTCCCAACTGAGCTACAGCCCCACGTCGTTGGGAAGAACCCTTTTGCCCATTTTCGCCTTCGATGTCAACACGCGGAACGCGAAAAATCGCAATTCGCTTCCGGCCTTGGAGCGCTTGCATTTTTGGGCGTATCACGCGAGGAAGGCGGCATGAAGGTGCAGGGCGGGAAAACGGATCTCGTGCTCGGAGCGGCTGCGGGCTACCATCTCGGGGATGTGCGGCCCTTTCTCGTTTCGCTCGCCCGGTCGGGATTTCAGGGCGAGTGCGTGCTGTTCGTCTCCCCGACCACGCGGGACCAGGAGCGCATGCCCGCGCTGGCGAGCGGGTTCGCCCTCCGGCTCGTGCCGATGCGCGCCCTGCCCGGCCTGGAGCATCTGCCCTGCAACGCCTTGCGCCATTTCCACGCCCTGAACCTGCTCCGGCGCGAGGCGGGCCGTTTTTCCCGCGTTCTGCTCACGGACGTTCGCGACGTGATCTTCCAGCGCGATCCCTTTGCCTACGCCTGGCCGAGCGGTCTGAACGCCGTGCTGGAGCACCGCGCCGCGCTGCTCGGCGACTGCCCGCACAATTCCCTCTGGGTGCGCGGCCACCTCGGCCCGCAGGCGCTCGACGCCCTGCGCCGCGCGCCCGTGTCCTGCTCCGGCACGACCCTGGGCGATCCGGAAGCTGTGGCGGACTACCTCGAAAAGCTCACCGCCCTGCTCGCTCCCTACGTCCCGGCCCCGCGCATGGCCGGATACGACCAGGCCGTGCACAACCATCTCGTGCATGGCCGCAGCCTGCCGAAGCTGACGCTGCACGACAATTCCGGCCCGATCCTGACCCTGGCTTCGAGGCCGGGCGAGCCCGCCCTCGACGACCAGGGCGACGTGCTCAACGACGCGGGCGCGCCCGCGCTCATCGTGCATCAATACGACCGCAAGCCCGGCCTGTTTCGCCATCTGCGCGAAAAGTACGCCTAAGGCCGGCCCGATTCCTTCAGACTCAGCTCGTATTCCTCCCGGATGCGCTCCAAAAGCGCCTTGGTATCATCGGCCAGCAGCTTGGGCGCGGAAAAATCAGGACGCGACGCGAATTTCTGAAGCATCAGCACGTCCCGGTCGCTCCAGAGCGGCAGCAGGCCCCCGAGCACATAGCCCCGCTCCCAGGCGCGCTCCACGGCCCAGGGCAGGCCGGGGTCCGCAAGCGGCAGCTGCGCATGATAGGCGTGCATGCCGGGATGGAGCGCCTCCAGTTCCGCCAGCCGGTCGGGCAGATCCGCCCCCAGCGCATCGGCCTGGATCTTGGCAATCCCGGAATTGTCCATGCTCGTGAAAGCGCAGTCCGTGATTCCGGCGGGATCGACGCCGGGCGCGAATTCGCGTTCCACGCCGAGCTGTCCGTAGGCGTCCCGCAGGTAGTCCTCGTAGGCCGGATGCGGGTGCACCGCGTGCGGAATGTCGCGGAAGATGGTGAACTCGCAGAGCAGGCTGATGCGCGCGTCGCTGTCCCGCTTGGGCGGCATGCTTTCGATCTCCAAGGCCAGTTCCCGCATGTCGTATTTCCGGTTGACCTTCTGCATGGTCGTCTCGTCCGTGACGCTCTGGCCGAAAAGCATGTTCACCTGAAGCTCGTCGCGAGCCGCGACGTAGGTCATCTTGGTCAGGCGCAGAGCCAGAAAGCCGTTGCGGTAATCGGGCAACACCATGAGTCCGCCCGACTCCACAGCCCCTTTCCCCGGCGCGGACCGATACAGCCCGGCAAGGCCCACCACATCGCCGGATTCGGCCCTGCCCACGAACATCTGCACGTCCGGCCCGGCATTGGCCGCGCGCAGGCGCTCCGGATCATAAACGTAGTCGAGGGGAAAGTTGTCGCCATAAATGGCGTAATACAGCCGGGCCACGTTTTCCGCGTCCTGCGGCTGAAACACGTCCGCCTTGATCTTCTGTCCGGGCTCCACCGCTTTCGCGCTCTGCCGAAGCAGCTCGATGCATTCCTCTTTCGTTCTCTGAACCAGGGCCATGTTCGCTCCGTTTTCTCAGGTGCAGACGAATTCGCCGTTGGGCAGGGGGCGCACGCCCTTCCGAAAGACCGGGCTGCGCTCCTTTCGAAATGGACGCTTCCCTCCGTTGCTACCCATAATTGCGGCTTCGGGCAATCTCCCCGCATCCGACAGACTGCGGAAGCCAAGCCGGGGCTCTTGCATTTTCCGGATTCTTGTACGCAAAAATGAAATTATGGCAAGGCATTGCATGCTTCTCAATTTACTTTCGTTCGGCAACGATATTGTGGTATAGTTGAAGACACACTTCAACCGCGTCCGGCCGCCCACCGGAGAGGAGACCCCATGCAACCCCATAAAATACTCTTCGCATTTCTCGTCCTGTTTGCCTGCGCTTTGCCTGTTGCAGCGCAGGAAAGCGTACCCGGCCACGCCCAGGACTCTGCCGAAGACTACGCCGGAATGCCTCCCTTCACTCAATCCGAGCTGGAACGATTCCTCCACGACTGGCCCGCGTTCACAGGCTGGGCCGAGACGCGCGGCGAGGAGCTGGACCAGAGCGGCAACGAGGACGACTGGACCCGCGAGGCCGCGACCTTCGTCTCCGGGCTCGGCTGGGACCACGAACGCTTCTTCTACGTCGCCCACCAATGCGCCGTGGGCATCTCCGGCCTGGCCATGGAAGAGCAGGGTCCGGCCATCATGGCCGAGCTGGCCGAGGCCAGAAAGCAGATCATGGCCGACCAGACCATGACCGACGAGCAAAAGCAGCAGATGCTCCAGATGCTCGAACAGTCCCAGGGCGGCATGGACGGCATGCAGGACATGCAGGAGCATGTCGCGCCGCAGGAGCTGGCCCTGATCAAGTCGCGGCAGAAGGATATCCGCCGCGTCATGCAGGTGGAGGAATAAAGAGCCTCCGGTCCTCCCTTTGCTTTGTCCCGGCGGGTCGGCTATGTTCCTTCCCGCCGGGACCGCTTTTTCCCGCCCTTGACCCCAGGCTGGTATGTGCCTTGCAGACCCACCGTGGACCGTCGGCGGCATATGGCCGTTCTCGGCGAACAGCACTCGACCCACGGGAAGGCCATGAACAAGATTCGGATCAAAATCATCATCTTCTTCGTCGCGTTCATCAGCTTCATGACCCTGAACACGGCCATGTACGGCTGGAACATCGTCTCCTTCCGCGACAGGCTCGGCGTTCTGGACCATTTCCACGAGCTGCTCTCGGACATCCTCGAAATCCGGCGCTACGAAAAAAACTACATCTTCTACCCGGAACCCGGCAGCCTCAAGGAAATGCTCGTCTACATCGAGATGACCGAGCAGACCGTGGGCATTCTTCAGGAAAACATCGTGGAGATCGGCGGGGAAGAGGAATACCAGGGCTTCATTTCGGATCTCAAGGAATACAAGCAGCGGCTGCACATCCTCTCCGAAGGGGGCAAGACCGACTTCGCGGAGGTCCGCCGCCTGGGCACGGCCATGGTCGGCTTTGCGCAGCGCCTGCTCGACCTCAAGAAGCAGCGCATCCACAACGCCCTGATCTCCATCCTCTACATCCCCATCTGCGTGATGATCGGGCTTGCCGCGCTGATAACGGTCCTGTTCATCTGGCAGGCCAAGCGGGTCATGGACCGCCTCGCCTACGTGCAGCAGGCGGCCGAGGGCGTGGCCAAGGGCGACTACGAAGCCATCCAGCACATCAAGAGCGACGACTACGCCTCCAAGCTGATGCGCTCCGCCTTCAGCAAGATGGCCGAGGAGATCGAGTCCCGCCAGGAACAGCTCATCGAGTCCCGCAAGCTCGTCTCCATCGGCACGCTGACCTCCGGCATCGCCCATGAGCTGAACAACCCGCTGAACAACGTCTCCCTCACGGCGGACACGCTTCTGGAGGAATTCGGCGAGCTTTCGGAAGTCGAGGCCAAGGAGATGCTTCTGGACATCATCAACGAGACGAGCCGGGCCAGCGAGGTGGTCCGCAACCTGCTGGACTTCTCCAGGGAGGACCGCCAGCCCATGACCCGGCTCAAGGTCGCCGAGGTCATCCGCCAGACCCTCAAGCTGGTGGGCAACCAGCTCATGCTCGACCACGTCCGCGTGATTTCGAGCATCCCGGACGACCTGCCGGACATCTGCGGCGATCTGCACTATCTGGAGCAGGTCTTCATCAACCTGTTCATGAACGCCACGCAGGCCATGCCCGACGGGGGCGTGCTGAGCATTTCGGCCCGGAGCGGCCCGGAAGGCTATGTCTGCGTGGACGTGGCCGACACGGGCTGCGGCATGTCCGCCGAAACCCTGGAACGCATCTTCGACCCCTTCTACACCACCAAGCCCGTGGGCAAGGGCACCGGCCTCGGCCTGTCCATCATA from Paucidesulfovibrio longus DSM 6739 includes the following:
- the cas6e gene encoding type I-E CRISPR-associated protein Cas6/Cse3/CasE encodes the protein MYMSKLSFDPAALVRAGIYEMHQALWDVFSDGPERKRDFLFRDIGGGRDGANCFLAVSERPPVKSDFLIRREVKEYDPLLAVGDRVLFSVRVNPVRKTREGDKQKRYDVVQDLRTRLMEAGTPKHALPPRSELAEQAGRDWLLARQEGLGLEVEPETVLADGYAQDRFRKSSGCKPIVLGRLDLRGFARVANPDALRMALFQGVGCAKGFGFGLLLVRRA
- the cas5e gene encoding type I-E CRISPR-associated protein Cas5/CasD, coding for MREYLLFTLSGPLQAWGTVAVGEIRPISGRPTRSGVFGLLAACLGIRRDEENRLAALHEGYHFAVRVDAPGERFIDYHTVQTPRERAKLVYRTRQDELGRMLGPDDEPNTILTRREYLAGSVFTACVWAREEPPHPLAELRDALFRPRLTPYLGRKSCPADELFRPEIVEAADFAEALARREAPYRTGIVDAADRDVFSDELDGLEKLETFIVRDQVSHHGRRQFSVRPEHRLRAGE
- the cas7e gene encoding type I-E CRISPR-associated protein Cas7/Cse4/CasC, with the protein product MSRYIQLHILTSYPAANLNRDDLGRPKTMTMGNTQRLRVSSQSLKRAWRTSDAFAEALGGALGTRTKEIGKYAYKALTCGVTLHEAIDGVETGGLSTLKENKAVAIGRAIGSVFGKIKAKYEKKKDDVESSMKALLESLETEQIVHLSPAEIEGVAALVEVCRASGKVPEGEALDLLRADAASADMALFGRMLAASKRFNVEAAAQVAHAFTVHTAAVEEDFFTAVDDLNKEDAGAGHMGVAEFGAGLFYLYVCIDRELLRETLGDDNLTARTLRALVEAACTVSPTGKQNSFASRAYASFCLAEKGDEQPRSLAAAFLKPLNSEKGDLLADAVERLLGRRDSLNSVYGQDLASECFNVADGGGSLRAVCGFIAE
- the casB gene encoding type I-E CRISPR-associated protein Cse2/CasB yields the protein MINSFSEVQGNKVFWTVLGEWLESLQKDRGARAELRRAKSPTEVFTSRAFWRGLVPLLRRAGFELSTPLLERLALPVGILAHARRLSSEKTFPRQLAAIPKASEEIRDARFRKLITIRDGDRDELYRMLLRLVRMLDGAVDPVSLTIGTVWWNETTSRTWAEQYYLHAITN
- the casA gene encoding type I-E CRISPR-associated protein Cse1/CasA, whose protein sequence is MFNLLEERWLPIVRADGSEGVIAPWELAAGDNPPKDLAPPRPDFRAALMEFLVGLLQTVRPPETAGEWERLHEEPPAPDELRAAMEPHKSFFNLFGERPLFMQDFELPPGTPKDANDVAALLIDSPGGNTLKNSGDFFIKRGFVKAMCPACAAMALFTLQTFAPSGGKGHRTSLRGGGPLSTLVEGGTLWEKVWRNVLPQNASVHEVAAAPGPDGLAGAVYPWGAPTRTSEKGEETHPGDVHPLHAYWGMPRRILLIPDEEAGPVQCDLCAASSRTVVRRYVTRPSGYNYGGTWRHPLTPYRHQGQDKDAYSVKGMANIAGYSHWLGVVYGQFDDRTRDGKGIARAACVANAMELFDDPETRELLAEPEFGLTVRASGFDMDNMKARQWCESEFPAYHVPEERLADFRLAVDMFVAAADQVRRNLVGALKDALVHEAAKSQAKIDATVFDNAGTAFWGATEKGFYHLTRRLAECEDYGEAEPFRIEWADILAKTAVERFHAEVERFQVQPERIKRQVQAWRSMRNFNRAALAKILELPTERGSK
- a CDS encoding CRISPR-associated helicase/endonuclease Cas3 — translated: MSNKTSDHSTLFWGKTVAGEGYHHLACHCLDVAAVTHVLLDMDSLFRARLMHLSSMDEAGTLALLRFFASVHDLGKFSLPFQNMVPELARRLGIPEWRAEGGPHHTELGMGLWSEVAPQVRIMLRAENKRCLSPLAAAAFGHHGEPVSACSNVKRFFKGTECEAQAFVKDMADLFLGGVSLDGVGENGLCRLSWLAAGLFVLSDWVGSNSEWFEARAEVGDVSEYWGYAVDRARIAVAETGVLSASPSGRLSFHEYFPGLPDDASPHPLQRYVLDLPDPDGPELLILEDQTGGGKTEAAILAAHRHMRAGTSAGVFVGLPTMATSNAMYARLAQSYRRLFADEKASLVLAHGGRALKEDYLESIGLEAIRPASVGGEGGFWEGGAACSAWIADNRKKALLAPCGVGTLDQALLGVLPSRHQCLRLLGLSRSTLVADEIHSYDEYTGTLACSLLSFHAALGGSVVLLSATMTRELREKLVRAWVRGRELAGGTTLPEMTVRETAFPLATRVMDTCLTETPVAASRRLDVAVTPVSDEDAMFAALADAHRAGACACWVRNTVGDALAARRRLVEEYGVPAGDALLFHARFAGCDRQEIESQVLATFGKESRPEERGGKILISTQVVEQSLDLDFDVLLSDLAPMELLIQRAGRCHRHQARTGRPEGYRSARMLVLMPEPVEDADAEWYGRVFPSGRYVYPRPDVLWRTARLLADRGRLLLPEDARALVEGAYAGDVPEALLDEALQELGKEYADKAFAENNRLRFEAGYHRRSSGTVWDRDQKTPTRLGQTTRQVRLVRVREGQLALWGAARPDDASMRACLRSEVRLSAYKLAEMVVPPELQTALDVLTERMPDKGRWSLLVPLVEREPGRWFGAGRNEKGQVVEVRYVEGEGAEIDG
- a CDS encoding tyrosine-type recombinase/integrase, with protein sequence MTEKNHERKRFLSPEQVNQLLAAAPNMRSSHYLPLAILLAVEHGCNRQEALDLKWSDVILSEQENLITFQRTKNGVTRTHRILLRVRKTSIPPMFRSHSAD